The DNA segment TCCGTTCGTTCAAGGAAGAGTGCGCCTGGCTCCACCGGTTCCAGGACATCCGCGAAGCCCGCGCCGTCATCGCCCGATACATCGACCACTTCAACACCCAGAGGCCCCACCAGGCCTTGGCCTACCGGACGCCCCGAGAGGCGTTCCTCAACCCCCAACCCGCTGCCTGATAACCCTCAAACTTGTCCAACAATCAGGGGAGCACTACAATGGCGCAGATCCTCAGGACCTCACTCCCACCACACGCAACGCCAACGCATAGGTCGTGCTTCCAATCAGCTCCAACCTGAACTCCGGCAGCAGGTGTTCCACAAGCACGCGCCGTTCGTCCTGGTCGTAGGCTTCGTCGAAATAGAGGAGGTCGCCGGGATTCAGGTGGCTGCGCAGGCGGTTCCAAGCGAAGGCGGTGGGTTCGTACAGATCGAGGTCGAAGAGAAGGCACTTGCGGGTGCTCGTGATCTCCACGGCCGGCAGGGTCTCCTCCACGTCCCCCACGTGCCAGACCACACGGGGATCCGCGAGGACCGGCGGGCGGCCCTGGGCGTCGAATTCACCTTCCTCCACGTCGCGCCACGCGCGGGGCAATCCCGTGAACCGGTCGAACCCGTGCCAGGCCACCACGGAGGGAAGCCCCCTGGACAGCCAGTGGCGCGTCGCATATCCCCAGGCGACGCCGAATTCGTAGACGGTCCAGGCGCCCTTGTCCATGTCGGCCATCATCAGGCCCCACAGGTCTTCCCGGGACTTCAGCAGGCGGATCCGCCCGAACTCCGACTGGAGCCAGGAGAGGTAGTCCTCGGTCTCGCCCAGGATCCGGACCTTCCGGCGAAACGCGGAGCTTCCCATCATCAACCGCGCCAGCAGCCAGAGCCCCCGGCGGGATAGCCACGAGGCCTCGGCGGCTTGAAACGGATTCGCCATGCGCGGATGTCCTCTTCTCGGATTCGCCTACTACTGTCTCAGTTCCCACCGCGCTGGGCCACCGTTTAACCTGGGGCGGGCGCGAACGTCCCTTCCCGCAGGCCTCCTCTCCCATGGACATCCGACACGACGACCTCCTCGGTCCCGAGATCCGCGCATTGCTCGAAGTGCACCTCCGGGACATGCGGAGCATCTCTCCGCCGGGGAGCGTTCACGCCCTCGATCTTGCGGCGCTCCGCGGGCCGGACATCACGTTCTGGACCGCGTGGTCCGGCCCCGACCTGCTGGGATGCGGGGCGCTAAAGGAACTGGATGCCCGCCACGGGGAGATCAAGTCCATGAGGACCGTCGAGGCCCACCGCGGGAAGGGCGTGGCCCAAGCGCTGCTCCGCCAGATCCTGCGCGAGGCCGAAAGCCGGGGCTACCTGCGCCTCAGCCTGGAGACCGGCTCCCAGGCCGCTTTCGAACCGGCGCGCCGGTTGTACGCAGGCTTCGGATTCGCGTTCTGCCCTCCGTTCGGAAGTTACGGCAAGGATCCCAACAGCGTCTTCATGACCCGCCACCTGGAGGGCATTCCAGGTCCGGAGAACCGTCCATGACGCGCCGCATCGGGCCCGTGCCAGGCTTCACGCCTGCGATCGGCCGGATGGTCGCCATGCTCGACCAGGCGCGGGAGGCGCTTCTGGCGGCGGTGGAAGGGCTGTCCACGGGGGAGCTGGACCATCTGTACGATGCCCACAGCAATTCCATCGGAGCCCTGCTCGCCCATGCGGCCGCGGTGGAGCGATGGCACCAGCTTCTCGTCTTCGAAGACCGGACCTCCCCGGATGACGACCTGCAGGCGTGGCTGCCCGCGCTGGACCTCGGCGACGAAGGCAGGAAGCGGCTCCGAGGCCGGGACCTGGCCGATTACCTCAAGGACCTAGCCGAGGGCCGCCGCGCCACCCTTCAAGATCTGGCAGGGCGTGACGACGCCTGGTTTGAAGCGCCCCTCCCGGCGGCACCCAGCCTGAACGCCCATGGCGCCTGGTTTCACGTCATGGAAGACGAGATCGGCCACTGCGGCCAGATCCGATGGCTGCGCGCGCGGCTGCCGGGCACGCGGAAGGCGTGAGGCCGAAGCGGCCGGCGGGTCGAGAATGTTGAGCTCAACAGTGTCTATTGCTTCAATTCAGGGGCAGTTCCCCGCGGCGCTTTCAGCTGCCGATCCTCTTCCGCTCCGGAGCCCGCATGCTTTCGTGCCTCGGCCAATTGGCGCTTGGCGTTCTCTACCTCTTCTTGACCATGGCAGTGAGCGGAGTTGCGACGAACCGGGGCCGTGATGCTCTCAACTGGTTTCTGATCGCGCTCTTTCTGACGCCCCCCATTGCCCTGATCCTGCTGTTCAGGCTGAAAGACTATTCGTCCTTCAAAACCTTTCTTTGCCCGGGACCGCCGATCGTTGCCGATGAGCCAGAAGCGGAAGTCGTGTGCAACTACTGCCACACCCCCTTCGACGGCCCTCCTCCCCCGGCGTGTCCCCAATGCGGCGCGCCCTACCGCCCCCAGCAGAAGGTCCTCAAGATCGAGTCCCCTGCGGGCCAGGCGGCTCTTTTCGGGATCTGCGAGGAATTGCATGGCGCCTTCAAGGGTCAGAACCGAGCCTGGCTTTCTCCCAACATCCCCCTGACCAAGGTCGCCAAGCTCGCTTTCTTTTTCGGCCTTCCCATCGAGGAGAAGATGATCCTCGCGATCGATTTGAGCCCATCCAACCTGGACGTGGGCTTCA comes from the Geothrix sp. 21YS21S-4 genome and includes:
- a CDS encoding GNAT family N-acetyltransferase, which gives rise to MDIRHDDLLGPEIRALLEVHLRDMRSISPPGSVHALDLAALRGPDITFWTAWSGPDLLGCGALKELDARHGEIKSMRTVEAHRGKGVAQALLRQILREAESRGYLRLSLETGSQAAFEPARRLYAGFGFAFCPPFGSYGKDPNSVFMTRHLEGIPGPENRP
- a CDS encoding DUF664 domain-containing protein; protein product: MTRRIGPVPGFTPAIGRMVAMLDQAREALLAAVEGLSTGELDHLYDAHSNSIGALLAHAAAVERWHQLLVFEDRTSPDDDLQAWLPALDLGDEGRKRLRGRDLADYLKDLAEGRRATLQDLAGRDDAWFEAPLPAAPSLNAHGAWFHVMEDEIGHCGQIRWLRARLPGTRKA